The following are encoded together in the Pedobacter sp. D749 genome:
- a CDS encoding SusC/RagA family TonB-linked outer membrane protein: MKKLLQSLFIVLFFAMSAMAQDRTITGTVTSSEDKLPIPGVSVKIQGTAGGTSTDANGKFSIKVSSNAKTIEFSSIGFATQTRPIGSLSVINAVLATDSKALGEVVVTALGVNKATKTLGYSQSTFKSAEVNASAPASLFGGLQGKVAGVNISNTSGAPGGSTKVILRGYSSITGSNQPLYVVDGVPLDNSTAGSSDNYDFGNNANDIDPNNIESISILKGSAATALYGSRGSNGVLIVTTKKGAAGKLKVDLSTSTTLTNVASIYKPQDQFGQGWDGTYIPSENGNWGPKYDGQLRTWGAVVDNSQLLKPYSFIKNNVRDALTTGIELNNNIALSGGNENSTAYFSYGNIYSDGYLPSDNDSYKRNNFTLKGSTKYGNFTADASLNYVGKTTKFINQGGGDSGIGSSFYEEILQIPGDIPIKDLRDYKNKFFNVDNYFTPYAENPYYALYENGSRYKSDRVYGNINLNYKATDWLSFQFQQGADVDNAISKIWHNKNAPSPGSYNDGGNIEGSSRAADAGDVIEGSVKTFEYDTKLNALFNKELNSHFDLDGLIGVNYNDRGSRILNTRIENLAIPGFYQINNSANKPTSTNAESHRRLFGAYASATLGYNKYLYLTLTGRNDWSSTLPQNNNNYFYPATSLAFIASQAIDLTKTPISFLKLRASYGETGSDTDPYRVFNTATRTASPLGFGTLTFPMFGVAGYSISNQLNSNNFKPERVQEVELGAEIRFLKDRIGIDATYYNKLRKDQIIPLPIDPATGYSSYIVNFGSVRNKGIELAVNIKPIKTTDIDWTLNYTFTKEKSKVTELPAGLDKVVLNSAYDAQFVARVGQPLGVIEAPSRTYSPSGQVIVDKNGYPVYSSENVSFGTTLPDFVMGLNNQFRYKDFSLSFTLDWHKGGVFYSGTADLLNFVGADAKTTYNDRRPFIVPNSVQKLADGTFVENTAQITEANTDDFYYTTSNKADAYANRILDRSFLKLREATLSYNLPKSIVGKVGAQRASVSVFGRNLITWLAKTNKTIDPEVSNFGNDLGSEFGEFRTAPPVRFFGASLKVSF, translated from the coding sequence ATGAAAAAACTTCTACAGAGTTTGTTCATTGTCCTGTTTTTCGCGATGAGCGCAATGGCACAGGATCGAACAATCACAGGAACAGTTACGTCTTCAGAAGACAAGCTACCAATTCCTGGAGTAAGCGTAAAAATTCAGGGGACCGCTGGTGGTACCTCTACTGATGCGAATGGAAAATTCTCCATCAAAGTTTCATCAAATGCCAAAACAATTGAGTTCTCTTCAATTGGATTTGCAACTCAAACCCGCCCAATCGGAAGCTTGAGTGTGATTAATGCCGTTCTAGCTACTGATTCTAAAGCCTTAGGTGAGGTTGTGGTAACAGCGTTAGGCGTTAATAAGGCTACAAAAACCTTAGGGTATTCTCAAAGCACTTTTAAATCTGCCGAGGTTAATGCTTCTGCACCAGCAAGTTTATTTGGTGGTTTGCAGGGTAAGGTTGCAGGGGTAAACATATCTAATACTTCTGGTGCTCCCGGAGGATCAACCAAAGTTATTTTAAGGGGTTATTCTTCAATAACTGGTAGTAACCAACCCTTGTATGTTGTGGATGGTGTGCCTTTAGATAACTCAACAGCAGGTTCCAGTGACAATTATGACTTCGGTAACAATGCAAACGACATTGATCCGAACAACATCGAAAGCATCAGTATTTTAAAGGGTTCTGCAGCAACAGCATTATATGGTTCCCGCGGATCGAATGGTGTTTTAATTGTAACCACCAAAAAAGGAGCTGCTGGTAAATTGAAAGTAGACCTTTCTACCTCAACCACCTTAACCAATGTTGCTTCTATTTATAAGCCACAAGATCAGTTTGGGCAAGGCTGGGATGGTACTTATATTCCTTCTGAAAACGGAAACTGGGGGCCAAAATATGACGGACAGTTAAGGACCTGGGGTGCTGTAGTGGATAACTCTCAGTTATTAAAACCTTACTCTTTCATTAAAAACAATGTGAGAGATGCATTAACTACAGGTATCGAGTTAAATAACAATATTGCCTTAAGCGGAGGAAATGAGAACAGTACGGCTTATTTTTCTTATGGTAATATTTATAGCGATGGTTATCTTCCATCAGACAACGATTCTTACAAAAGAAATAACTTTACCTTAAAGGGATCAACCAAGTACGGAAATTTCACTGCTGATGCCTCTTTAAACTATGTTGGTAAAACCACTAAATTTATCAATCAAGGTGGTGGTGATTCAGGTATCGGATCTTCATTTTATGAAGAAATACTACAGATCCCTGGAGATATTCCGATTAAAGACCTTCGGGATTATAAAAACAAATTTTTTAATGTAGATAATTATTTTACTCCATATGCAGAAAATCCTTATTATGCCCTTTATGAAAATGGAAGTAGGTATAAGAGTGATCGTGTATACGGTAACATTAATTTAAATTACAAAGCAACAGATTGGTTAAGCTTTCAATTCCAGCAAGGTGCTGATGTTGATAATGCCATTAGCAAAATCTGGCACAATAAAAATGCACCAAGCCCAGGTAGCTATAATGATGGTGGTAACATCGAGGGGTCTTCTAGAGCAGCCGATGCCGGTGATGTAATCGAAGGATCTGTGAAAACTTTTGAGTACGATACAAAATTAAATGCCCTTTTTAATAAGGAATTAAATAGTCATTTCGATTTAGATGGTTTAATTGGGGTGAACTATAATGATCGTGGTTCAAGAATATTAAATACGCGTATTGAAAATTTAGCGATACCGGGTTTTTATCAGATCAACAACTCTGCAAATAAACCAACATCAACCAATGCAGAATCTCACCGCCGTTTATTTGGTGCCTATGCCTCTGCAACTTTAGGTTACAACAAATATTTGTATTTAACCCTAACAGGAAGAAACGACTGGTCGTCAACACTTCCTCAGAACAATAACAATTACTTCTACCCTGCTACCAGTTTGGCTTTCATTGCTTCTCAGGCCATCGATTTAACTAAAACACCAATCAGCTTTTTAAAATTAAGAGCGAGTTATGGTGAAACAGGTAGTGATACCGATCCTTACCGTGTATTTAATACCGCTACCAGAACGGCATCTCCATTGGGTTTTGGAACCTTGACATTTCCAATGTTCGGTGTTGCGGGTTATTCGATTTCTAACCAGTTAAATAGCAATAACTTTAAACCTGAGCGCGTGCAAGAGGTTGAGTTAGGTGCAGAAATCAGGTTCTTAAAAGACCGTATTGGTATTGACGCAACTTATTACAACAAATTAAGAAAAGATCAGATTATCCCATTGCCTATTGATCCGGCAACAGGTTATTCTTCTTACATCGTCAACTTTGGTTCTGTACGTAACAAGGGTATAGAGCTGGCCGTAAATATCAAGCCGATTAAAACAACCGATATCGACTGGACTTTAAATTACACCTTCACAAAAGAAAAAAGTAAAGTAACCGAATTGCCTGCCGGATTGGATAAGGTAGTATTAAATTCAGCTTACGATGCGCAATTTGTAGCGCGCGTTGGTCAACCACTTGGTGTAATTGAAGCACCCTCACGTACTTATAGCCCAAGCGGACAGGTAATTGTGGATAAAAATGGCTATCCTGTATATTCTTCTGAAAATGTAAGTTTTGGTACTACACTTCCTGATTTCGTAATGGGATTAAATAATCAGTTCCGTTATAAAGACTTTTCACTTTCATTTACCTTAGATTGGCATAAAGGTGGTGTGTTCTATTCTGGAACGGCCGATTTATTGAACTTCGTAGGTGCTGATGCAAAAACAACTTATAACGACCGCCGTCCTTTTATTGTTCCTAATTCGGTTCAAAAATTAGCAGATGGTACATTTGTAGAAAATACAGCTCAAATAACAGAAGCCAATACAGATGATTTTTACTACACCACATCAAACAAGGCTGATGCTTATGCTAACCGTATTTTAGACAGATCTTTCTTAAAATTAAGAGAAGCTACTTTAAGTTATAACCTGCCTAAATCTATCGTAGGTAAAGTGGGTGCACAAAGAGCAAGTGTATCCGTTTTTGGAAGGAATTTAATCACCTGGCTGGCTAAAACAAACAAGACCATCGATCCGGAGGTTTCTAACTTTGGAAATGATTTAGGAAGTGAATTTGGTGAGTTTAGAACTGCTCCTCCCGTTAGGTTCTTTGGCGCATCGTTAAAAGTTTCATTTTAA
- a CDS encoding SusD/RagB family nutrient-binding outer membrane lipoprotein, translating to MKNNHIKYKTLMLSAVVFLAFGCKKTLDINVSPNNPLIETTTPEVLFPSAVASTAGRVGGELTILGGIWSQYYTQANASNQYKTIDAYALTRNDLNGSYNELFSGALADYQLAINLAVAKSDWRYNLMATVMKAYTYQVLVDLYDKVPYTEALKGLDNLQPKFDDGYTVYVGLLAEINAALAKDYLSVPLNSDQQKTDFLFGGDMDLWTKFANTLKLKMYLRMVNAKPAEAQAGITKLYTDGANFLTTGAGIATFEGTPDNSNPFYEYNVRRLNTTTNLRASKTFTSWLVENNDPRVNYYFGTANPVPMNQGDYTATAVEQPTYAGATVFAQTAKDPVWFISAAESYWMQAEALERYFGGAGAEAMYQNGVRAAFAQVGLGDEIPSDYLKYPTSATFEEKLKQIIVQKWASFAGSHSLEAFFEQQRTGYPKKSAVYSTDLDNYVPGEWVFSKNGVTAGLLPKRLVFPASSRDRNSNTPAEVPITTKVWWGK from the coding sequence ATGAAAAATAATCATATAAAATATAAAACGCTGATGTTATCAGCAGTGGTGTTTCTTGCTTTTGGATGTAAGAAAACACTTGATATTAACGTAAGTCCAAACAACCCCTTAATTGAAACCACTACCCCTGAAGTATTATTTCCTTCGGCAGTGGCTTCTACAGCAGGACGTGTTGGTGGCGAACTCACCATTCTGGGCGGCATATGGTCGCAGTATTACACACAGGCAAATGCGTCAAACCAGTACAAAACCATTGACGCTTATGCGCTAACCCGTAACGACTTGAATGGCAGTTATAATGAACTGTTTTCTGGGGCTTTGGCCGATTATCAATTGGCTATAAATTTAGCTGTAGCCAAAAGTGATTGGCGTTATAATTTAATGGCGACGGTAATGAAAGCTTATACCTATCAGGTATTGGTAGATTTATACGATAAAGTTCCTTATACCGAAGCGCTAAAAGGCCTTGATAACCTGCAGCCAAAATTCGACGATGGTTATACCGTTTATGTAGGCTTACTTGCCGAAATAAATGCAGCCCTGGCCAAAGATTATTTAAGTGTTCCATTAAACAGCGACCAGCAAAAAACAGATTTTCTTTTTGGTGGTGATATGGATCTCTGGACTAAATTTGCAAACACCCTAAAGTTAAAAATGTATTTAAGGATGGTTAATGCAAAACCTGCAGAAGCACAAGCCGGCATTACGAAACTATATACCGATGGTGCAAACTTTTTAACTACCGGCGCTGGCATTGCTACGTTTGAGGGTACGCCTGATAACAGTAATCCTTTTTATGAATACAATGTTCGCCGTTTAAATACCACTACCAATTTAAGGGCAAGTAAAACCTTTACCAGCTGGTTGGTGGAAAACAATGATCCAAGGGTTAATTATTATTTTGGAACCGCTAACCCGGTGCCGATGAATCAAGGTGATTATACTGCTACCGCAGTTGAACAGCCTACTTATGCAGGCGCAACCGTTTTTGCACAAACAGCTAAAGATCCGGTTTGGTTTATTTCTGCTGCAGAATCTTACTGGATGCAGGCTGAGGCGTTGGAGCGTTATTTTGGAGGAGCAGGTGCTGAGGCGATGTATCAGAATGGTGTTAGAGCAGCTTTTGCCCAGGTTGGATTAGGAGATGAAATTCCTTCTGATTACTTGAAATACCCAACAAGTGCCACCTTTGAGGAAAAGCTAAAGCAAATTATTGTTCAGAAATGGGCCTCTTTTGCGGGTTCACATAGCCTGGAGGCATTTTTTGAGCAACAACGTACCGGATACCCTAAAAAAAGTGCTGTGTATTCAACTGACCTCGACAACTATGTTCCTGGCGAATGGGTATTTTCAAAAAATGGCGTTACTGCTGGCTTGTTGCCTAAACGTTTGGTATTTCCGGCATCATCAAGAGATAGAAACAGCAACACGCCTGCAGAGGTGCCAATTACAACTAAAGTTTGGTGGGGTAAATAG
- a CDS encoding immunoglobulin-like domain-containing protein, which translates to MKRYLIIIILGVISMTYSSCKKESFDYPEGYVGISKITVFPIITMKGDKYVAVAKGATYTDAGATAAAGTSNIEVKVTGLPNTATAGVYLITYSATNADGFSATTTRSVVVYDTKADALANDFSGDYLRAATGTITKWTKLAPGAYLVNNPGGAATGTSVNVIAINPTGSLIDIPQQNTDSGPWGSNTESKNLVSGNYSWAVENPGYGTAVRTFVKQ; encoded by the coding sequence ATGAAAAGATATTTAATAATAATCATATTGGGGGTTATAAGCATGACTTATAGCTCTTGCAAAAAAGAGTCCTTTGATTACCCGGAAGGTTATGTAGGTATTTCTAAAATAACGGTGTTCCCAATCATTACCATGAAAGGTGATAAATATGTAGCAGTAGCAAAAGGAGCAACCTATACTGATGCCGGTGCAACAGCTGCGGCAGGTACAAGCAACATCGAAGTGAAAGTTACAGGATTACCAAATACGGCTACGGCTGGTGTATATTTAATTACCTATTCGGCTACAAATGCCGATGGTTTTTCAGCCACAACAACCAGGTCGGTAGTGGTTTATGATACCAAAGCCGATGCTTTAGCTAACGATTTTTCAGGAGATTATTTAAGAGCTGCTACAGGAACCATTACCAAATGGACCAAATTAGCACCTGGCGCTTATCTGGTGAATAATCCAGGCGGTGCTGCAACGGGTACATCTGTTAATGTAATTGCAATAAACCCTACAGGCAGCTTAATCGATATTCCACAACAAAATACAGATAGCGGTCCCTGGGGATCAAATACAGAGAGTAAAAATTTAGTTTCTGGTAATTATTCCTGGGCAGTAGAGAATCCAGGTTACGGTACGGCAGTTAGAACCTTTGTTAAACAATAA
- a CDS encoding lipid-binding protein, producing the protein MKKYFYILTLFVLSISACKKDEPVGGTAVQDLSGEWWVQIDGEGDYYGVSTYNTADNSSSVMWLNLTNLKGDADNTVFGKVNVNLDSKTFSGQNIANAGTYPGGLTFTVTNGKITPNGAVGPSSKAQTDAISLDVVFSDDETPGTVYHLKGYHRTKFVGDDH; encoded by the coding sequence ATGAAAAAATATTTTTATATACTAACCCTTTTTGTACTAAGCATATCTGCTTGTAAAAAAGACGAGCCTGTTGGCGGCACAGCAGTACAAGATCTGTCTGGTGAGTGGTGGGTACAGATTGACGGTGAAGGTGATTATTATGGCGTATCTACCTACAATACCGCTGATAATTCATCAAGCGTAATGTGGTTAAATCTGACTAATTTAAAGGGAGATGCTGATAATACCGTTTTTGGTAAGGTAAATGTAAACTTGGATAGCAAAACATTTAGCGGACAAAATATTGCTAATGCAGGCACATATCCTGGAGGCTTAACATTTACGGTAACTAATGGAAAAATAACACCTAATGGCGCTGTTGGCCCATCATCTAAAGCACAAACTGATGCGATATCATTGGATGTTGTTTTTTCAGATGATGAAACCCCTGGTACGGTTTATCACCTTAAAGGTTACCACCGCACTAAATTTGTTGGCGACGATCATTAA
- a CDS encoding SusC/RagA family TonB-linked outer membrane protein has translation MKKLLQSLFILMFIAITAMAQERTITGTVTSKDDGLPIPGVSVTITGAKSGTQTSADGKFSLNVPSGTSSLKFSFLGFQTQTVAIPASGILRVSLASDQQQLGEVVITGALGIQRQKKELGYAATSVNNETITAGNAVNVANGLQGKVSGLNITTTNSGVFENVKINLRGIRSLTGNNNPLLLLDGVQSDINYLSSLNPNDIEDVTVLKGSAGAAVYGSDARNGVIIVTTKKGTKDGKPVVTVSNSTQFQSISFFPKFQEKFGLGGGGNNAVGGQYTPIENWSWGPAYDGSTIDIGPDLTGVVDPRFGPLTTQTETYSNKDSRKDFFNTGSVIQNDVSYGDKNFFLSLQDANIKGIVPDDKNRRTGIRLNASREYGRLKVALNTNYIQQNYNLFDSEGMADFNSSQNVGLNQGLMNLLFNTAGYIDLQKYKDFENNPYASYNYYYTDYGLNPYFAIDNFRKTGRRADFLANLNLEFKVADWMSLNYRAGLTSQSTDERRISKGETPNSFGTATRGFNPIASNLEERSFRSQRLSSELFANFNKQISDDFKITGVLGTYLRGDNGRDTRVGAVSLVVPDLNNISQRTGNLTGSSPFRQTRLFALYGSAALSYKGWANVEVTGRNEKTSVLSDDNSSYFYPGVSASFVLTDAIEALKNSNILSYLKLRGGWNKTANADITAYSLAATFSQDGGFPYGTVPGYAADNTVYDPLLKPEFIQNTEVGIEAGFLKNRINIEATYFRQNMTDQIVPINLSSATGYTTANVNAASFINKGFELDLGLTPLVNLGEVRINFKANATYNTSDVTQIYPGLDQISIGGYTYAGNYAIKGYPAFVIRATDYVRDSEGRVIVNSLTGAPTADPNTKIYGNTLPKWIVGLNPSIRWKGLNISALFEYKGGYMNYNDIGNAMSWTGVSALSGINNRERFIFPNSSVLVNGQYVSNTNVTLNNPETFFTGVARSVATNYITSAASWRFRELSVGYDIPVSIFGSQKVIKALNVALTGRNLALWLPKSNQYTDPDFTFSPAAANFGNGSTTGVTSGNQAGISNSSINPPTRTIGGNITITF, from the coding sequence ATGAAAAAACTTCTACAAAGTTTGTTCATACTTATGTTCATTGCTATTACAGCAATGGCACAAGAAAGAACAATCACTGGTACAGTTACATCAAAGGACGATGGATTACCAATTCCTGGTGTAAGTGTTACGATTACTGGAGCTAAAAGCGGAACACAGACTTCTGCTGATGGTAAATTCAGTCTTAATGTACCATCGGGTACTTCAAGTTTAAAATTTTCGTTCTTGGGTTTTCAAACTCAAACTGTTGCCATTCCAGCTAGTGGCATTTTACGAGTTTCTTTAGCTTCTGATCAACAACAACTTGGTGAAGTTGTAATTACTGGTGCATTAGGAATTCAAAGACAGAAAAAAGAACTTGGATATGCCGCTACCTCTGTTAACAATGAAACAATAACTGCTGGAAATGCAGTAAACGTTGCAAATGGTTTACAGGGAAAGGTTTCTGGTTTAAATATTACTACAACCAACAGTGGTGTATTTGAAAACGTTAAAATAAACTTACGTGGTATCCGTTCACTAACTGGTAACAATAACCCATTATTGTTGTTAGATGGAGTTCAATCTGATATCAATTACCTTTCTTCATTGAACCCAAATGATATCGAAGATGTAACTGTTTTAAAAGGTTCTGCTGGTGCAGCTGTTTATGGATCTGATGCAAGAAATGGAGTAATCATTGTAACTACTAAAAAAGGTACGAAAGATGGAAAGCCTGTTGTAACAGTTAGTAATTCAACTCAATTTCAATCAATAAGCTTTTTTCCTAAATTTCAAGAAAAATTTGGTTTAGGTGGTGGTGGTAACAACGCTGTTGGTGGCCAGTACACTCCTATCGAAAACTGGTCATGGGGTCCTGCTTATGATGGTTCAACAATTGATATCGGTCCAGATTTAACTGGAGTTGTAGATCCTCGTTTTGGTCCTTTAACTACTCAAACAGAAACATATAGCAATAAAGACTCAAGAAAGGATTTCTTTAACACTGGTTCTGTTATACAGAACGATGTTTCTTATGGAGATAAAAACTTCTTCTTAAGCTTACAGGATGCAAATATTAAAGGTATTGTTCCGGATGATAAAAATCGTAGAACAGGTATCCGTTTAAATGCATCAAGAGAATATGGTAGGTTAAAAGTTGCTTTGAACACGAATTATATTCAACAAAACTATAATCTGTTTGATTCAGAAGGTATGGCTGATTTTAACTCTTCTCAAAATGTGGGATTAAATCAGGGTTTAATGAACTTATTGTTCAATACTGCCGGATACATCGATTTACAGAAATACAAGGATTTTGAAAACAATCCTTATGCTTCATATAATTACTATTATACTGATTATGGCTTAAACCCATATTTTGCAATTGATAATTTTAGAAAAACAGGAAGAAGAGCAGATTTTCTTGCTAATTTAAACTTAGAATTTAAAGTTGCTGATTGGATGTCGTTAAACTATAGAGCCGGTTTAACCTCTCAATCAACTGATGAGCGCAGGATTTCTAAAGGCGAAACGCCTAATTCTTTTGGTACAGCCACTAGAGGTTTCAATCCTATCGCTTCTAACCTGGAAGAACGTTCTTTCAGATCTCAGAGATTATCATCTGAATTGTTTGCGAACTTTAACAAACAGATTAGCGATGATTTTAAAATTACAGGTGTTTTAGGTACTTACCTTCGTGGTGATAATGGCCGTGATACCCGTGTTGGAGCTGTATCTTTAGTTGTACCTGATTTAAATAATATTTCTCAGCGTACGGGTAATTTAACTGGCTCTTCTCCTTTCAGACAAACCAGGTTATTTGCTTTATATGGTAGTGCTGCATTAAGCTATAAAGGATGGGCAAACGTAGAGGTTACTGGACGTAACGAAAAAACATCAGTTTTAAGTGACGACAATAGTTCATACTTCTACCCAGGAGTAAGTGCATCATTCGTATTAACAGATGCAATTGAAGCATTAAAAAACAGCAATATTCTTTCATATCTGAAACTAAGGGGTGGCTGGAATAAAACAGCGAATGCTGATATAACTGCTTATTCTTTAGCTGCAACTTTCTCGCAAGATGGTGGTTTCCCTTATGGTACTGTACCAGGTTATGCAGCTGATAATACTGTTTACGATCCACTTTTAAAACCAGAATTTATTCAAAACACTGAGGTGGGTATCGAGGCAGGTTTTTTAAAGAACAGAATTAATATTGAGGCAACTTATTTCCGTCAGAATATGACTGATCAGATTGTTCCGATCAACTTATCTTCTGCAACTGGTTATACTACAGCAAACGTAAATGCAGCGTCATTTATTAATAAAGGTTTCGAATTAGATTTAGGATTAACACCTTTGGTAAATTTAGGTGAGGTTCGTATTAACTTCAAAGCAAATGCAACCTATAACACCAGTGACGTTACTCAAATCTATCCTGGATTGGACCAAATTTCAATTGGAGGATATACCTATGCAGGTAACTATGCAATTAAAGGTTATCCGGCTTTCGTAATCAGAGCTACAGATTACGTTAGAGATTCAGAAGGAAGAGTAATCGTGAATTCACTTACAGGTGCCCCTACTGCTGACCCAAATACAAAAATTTATGGTAATACACTTCCTAAATGGATTGTTGGTTTAAATCCATCTATCCGTTGGAAAGGTCTAAATATCTCTGCGTTGTTCGAATACAAAGGCGGTTATATGAACTACAATGATATTGGTAATGCAATGTCTTGGACTGGTGTATCGGCACTGTCTGGAATTAATAACCGCGAAAGATTTATTTTCCCTAATTCTTCTGTGTTAGTTAACGGACAATATGTATCCAATACGAATGTAACCCTTAATAACCCAGAAACATTTTTTACTGGTGTTGCCAGAAGTGTTGCTACCAATTACATTACTAGTGCTGCTTCATGGAGATTCCGTGAGTTATCAGTAGGATATGATATCCCGGTATCTATTTTTGGTAGTCAAAAGGTTATTAAAGCACTAAACGTTGCATTAACCGGAAGAAATTTAGCATTATGGTTACCTAAATCAAATCAGTACACAGATCCTGATTTTACATTTAGCCCTGCTGCTGCAAATTTTGGAAATGGCAGTACAACTGGTGTTACTTCAGGTAATCAAGCAGGTATAAGTAATTCGTCAATCAATCCTCCAACCAGAACTATTGGTGGAAACATTACGATTACATTTTAA
- a CDS encoding SusD/RagB family nutrient-binding outer membrane lipoprotein: protein MKKIIYPFFAAVLLFTASCKKEFFDINENPNSPTEQSITPKVLLPRALHNVGVRVGTTFDYAAFWMSYWGHSGSYGQSIEIESYAITTAFQSTQWTGWYDILNDINTMEKKAKQGGEPFYEGAAKTLKAIGYMYLVDQYNNVPYSKAFDFVGNITPAYDKGEDIYADLFVQLDAAGKLFVQAETNGIDASTKSADVMYGGNTESWRRLVNTMRLKLLIHESQVVTAATRNTVVGQITADGAGYINQGSQAALVNPGYAVVDKQQNPFWNTYKITALGVTDQYNRANNYVLNKFTSTNDIRYQYVFSPAVTPLNGNTYKGVNFGEVVPNNDPYKQQNQSDVAGPGLAKLATQSQPVFTAIESLFLQAEAAERGWISGSAQTLYENAVKESFAYLGVGAGTGQAYLTAGAANPSIGYAAATNKIQLIVEQKYLGLIGLANFESYVDYRRLGFPNVPLSLNPNRLTNVIPLRLAYPQTEYNYNAANVAAQGTINPQTSAIFWDK, encoded by the coding sequence ATGAAAAAAATTATATATCCATTTTTTGCAGCGGTGTTGTTATTTACTGCAAGTTGTAAAAAAGAGTTTTTCGATATTAATGAGAATCCAAATTCTCCAACTGAACAATCGATTACTCCTAAGGTACTTTTACCAAGGGCACTACATAACGTAGGTGTAAGGGTGGGTACTACTTTTGATTATGCAGCCTTTTGGATGAGCTATTGGGGTCACTCAGGTTCGTATGGCCAATCAATTGAAATTGAATCTTATGCTATTACGACTGCTTTCCAGAGCACACAGTGGACAGGTTGGTATGATATTCTTAATGATATCAATACAATGGAGAAGAAAGCTAAGCAAGGTGGAGAACCTTTTTACGAAGGGGCTGCTAAAACTTTAAAAGCAATTGGTTATATGTACCTTGTTGATCAATATAATAATGTTCCATATTCTAAAGCTTTTGATTTTGTAGGAAATATTACTCCTGCTTATGATAAAGGTGAAGATATTTATGCTGATTTATTTGTTCAGTTAGATGCTGCAGGAAAACTTTTTGTACAAGCAGAAACTAATGGTATTGATGCATCAACTAAATCTGCTGATGTGATGTACGGTGGTAATACCGAATCTTGGAGAAGATTGGTAAACACTATGCGCTTAAAGCTATTAATTCACGAGTCGCAAGTAGTAACAGCTGCAACCCGTAATACAGTAGTTGGGCAGATCACTGCGGATGGTGCCGGTTATATTAATCAAGGATCGCAAGCAGCTCTTGTTAACCCTGGTTATGCAGTAGTAGATAAGCAACAAAATCCATTCTGGAATACGTATAAAATAACAGCATTAGGTGTTACAGATCAGTACAACAGAGCAAATAATTATGTTCTGAATAAGTTTACCTCTACAAATGATATCCGTTATCAATATGTTTTCAGTCCTGCTGTTACTCCATTAAATGGAAATACATATAAAGGAGTTAACTTTGGAGAAGTAGTTCCAAATAACGATCCTTATAAACAGCAAAATCAGTCAGATGTTGCTGGTCCTGGTTTGGCAAAACTTGCTACACAGTCGCAGCCGGTTTTTACAGCTATTGAAAGCTTATTCTTACAAGCTGAAGCTGCAGAAAGAGGATGGATTTCAGGAAGTGCACAAACTTTATATGAAAATGCTGTTAAAGAATCATTTGCATATTTAGGTGTTGGTGCAGGTACTGGTCAAGCTTACTTAACCGCTGGGGCAGCTAATCCCTCTATTGGTTATGCTGCCGCAACAAATAAAATTCAATTAATTGTTGAGCAGAAATATTTAGGGTTAATTGGTTTAGCAAATTTTGAAAGCTATGTTGATTATAGAAGATTAGGTTTCCCTAATGTTCCATTATCATTAAATCCAAATAGACTTACCAATGTTATTCCTCTTAGATTGGCATATCCACAAACTGAGTATAACTATAACGCTGCAAATGTTGCTGCTCAGGGAACAATAAATC